From the Planktothricoides raciborskii GIHE-MW2 genome, the window ATTGATCTACTAATTCAATTTTATACGCCACCGTAATTGCGGCCAAAGTAGCCGCCGCTTGAGCACCGGAAAGACCAAACATCACCATTATTTCGGGAAACTTCCAGCCAAAAAACTTTCCTGAACCCCAAGCAGCCAAATATTTTGCCAGCAATTCTGCCCCAATCATTACCGCTGCCACTAAGAGCGATCGCGGTTCTTTAATCAGAATCATCGGGTCAATTAACATTCCCACCGAAATCAGGAAAAACGGCACAAATAGCGTATTGCCGATAAACTGAATTCGATTCATCAAAGGACTTAAATTAGGGATAATTTTAGTAATGGCAACTCCCGCCAAAAAAGCCCCAATAATTGCCTCAATTTCAATCAACTGAGCCAAATAAGACACGATAAATAACGTAGCCATAACAAACGTAAATTCTGCCCCTTCATCATGGCCAAACCTGCGGAAAAACCAGCGGCCAATTTTCGGCACTCCCCACAAAGTTGTCACAGTATAAATGGCTAAAGCGGGAATGAGAAACAACCAAAAACTCAGAGTTAAATTGCCCGCCTTCGCTTTAACAATCACCGCCAAAACTAACAAAGCCAAAACGTTCGTAATCAGCGTTCCGCCTAAAGTGGCTGTCACTGCTGGAGTCCGCATAATGCCCAAACGACTAGCCACCGGCAAAGCCAGCAGGGTATGGGAAGCAAAGCAAGAAGCCACCAAAATTGCCGCCAACCAACCATATCCCAGTAACAGCATCGCCACTGTCCCCAAAACCATCGGAATTGAGAAAGTTGCCAAGCCGAAAATAATGGCTTTATCGGCATTTAATTTCAGATCGTCTAAGCTAGTTTCTAGACCGGCTAAAAACATCAGAAATAGCAATCCTACGGTGCCTAATAAAATGATGGTGCTATCTCTTGCGAGTAATCCTAACCCATAAGGCCCGATAACTATTCCCGCCAAAATTAAGCCCACAATACCCGGTAATTTTAATCGTTCAAATACCAGGGGAGCGATCAGCATCATCGCCATGATGATCAGGAAAATCGCCACCGGGTCTTTGATGGGATCGGATAAAATTTGCGCCAAAACTTGCGCTAAGGGAGTTCCCACAAAAATCGTTGGGAACCCGTTGGTGTTGCTTGCTATTAACTGCCAAAAATTACTCATCAGTTAATTCCTTGTTAAGTTCCCAGTTTTGGTTTTTACCATTATTATTGTTATTTTATAACATATTATTTATTTTTTGACAATGTTATCTTGATTTTTTATAGCTTTTTGTTAATTATTAATAGGCTAATTTTTTTGATTAGACCTTTATTTTACTACCCCCTTCAAACCGCCACCGGATGAACGATACTTTTGCAATAATTCTAATGTAGGGGTTTGCATATCCAAACCCCTACTGGGTTATTTCTATAAGAGAAACTTAGTTCCTCTGTCACCTACAATTCTACGGAGTAATTTTGACTGGGTTAGTTTCATCGGCAGTTGTCACTTTGGCGGCTTTCCGGGTGAAGAGTTTAAAGTAGGTGCTGACAAAAAATTCTTTGATGGGAAAGGTGATAAAGGTCAAAGGATTGATGGTGACAATGATATTCCGAGTATCCGCGATCGCCTGTTTCACGATTTGTTTGGCTACCCAGTCCGCTGACATAATGCCAATAGGATTGAGGTTACTTTTAAACGGGCCAAGAATTAGTTTGCGAATCACGCAAGGACTGTCTAAACGCCGCAGGGTTACTAAGTCCCCCAGGGTGCGTTTGCTGAGTTCATATAAGGGACTAAACGCAGGATTTGATTCCGCTTCAGAAGTATTCACCCAAATTTCTTTGCGGGCAATATCTTCATTAGTTTTCACCGTGGTGAGAAATAGTTCCAGGAGTCGCCAAGCGGAAAAGGCGTTAATTTCATAACATTGCGCGATCGCTTCTGGGGTTCTTTCCCCATGAACATTCATGCCGTGATTGATTACCAAAATATCCACTTTTTCTAATACTTTGGCTAACTCGGATTCTTGACCCGCTTGCCAAGAAATCGTTTTTATCGGCAATTCTTCCCCATTAATATTCAGAGTCAGGGTTTGATTGCTAGAAGTCAGGGCGATGACTTTTGCCCCCGCTTTTTGTAACTGAAATAAGAGCGATCGCCCCAAAGTTCCAGAAGCCCCAGTAACGGCGATCGTTTTCCCCTTCAAAGAAAGTGCTGTGCCCATGATTCGATCCACCAAAGTTAAAGTACCGCAAAAATAAGCATTTTGGTTATCAAAATGATGTCGCCAGTGATAAGTTCGATTGACCAACCAGTGAGACGGTGGGGCAAGAAATGGCCCAGGAGTATGGGTTAAATCCGTCAATTCATCGGCCCCTTCTAACCCCATTCCCCGGGCGATCGCGCTTGCCAAAAAACTCAAAGTGTACAAACAACCCACCAGGGCAAACCATTGGTGTTCTGGGGCAGCAAAATGCGCCACCACCCACAAAAATAGGCCAAAACTCAGCATCACCAAAGCTTCTGGCACATCATTGCGCCAGTGGGCGTCGCGATAAATTCGCTCGCTAACCGGCGTCAGATCCGGACGAAAAACCCGATGATGCCAGACGTGCAAGCGATACAGAGGGGGAAAAATATGGCTGACAAAGTGATAAAGGTCTCGCACCAGTTCCGCGAACAAAACCGAACCGAAACCCCAACTGGCGCTGACGATCCAAAAATTCATCATTTTTATGCACTTCCAAATTCAAACATTGAAACAAGGTCTTTACACAACTTTACAGTCAAACTTGAAATCATTGATAGGAAAAGCCAAATTTCCGGGTAAATCAGAAAGCTAGAGGGGATTCGGCGTCGAATATTAGACTTCTTGCTTTCATTCCAAAAAGCCCCTTTTTAAGCGGGCGTGGGGGGATCGATCCAGGATGAAAGCTTTCTTGTCTATCTAGTAAAACCAGCCGCGATTCATCCTGACTTACTTGAGAATTGCTCTTAATCAATTTACTATATGGGCAAAATCTTGCCCACGCTTCTAAATTTAAAGAAAAGCCAAAACACCATTGGATTGAAGTTATGTTGAAAAAAAAATTTTTTTATGCTAGACTTATCCCCTAAGTAAACAGAATAAGTCAGCCTAGTTCCTTAGCTTTGAAAAATCTGAACGCCAAGGAGAGGAAACGGGGGAACCAACCTTGGGGCGTATCTCTAATATTTCAAGTATTTAGAGAAGAAAAACTCTCATTTCTAGCCCGTCAGCTAACCCCGGCGGCATTGGGAGAGGACTGGTGAATCAGCATTTAAAAAAATGTTTTGACTTCATTCAGTGACTCAGTAAATAATGACGACGCTGTAAACCTAAACTGGATTGAATTGGAGTCAATTTATGATTTTTACATCAAAAAATGAAAAGCCTAGCAATATTTCTGAAGATTAGCGATCTGGTCAGGAGATTAGAGTTAAACAGACCGGCTTAAAGTCAACATATTGTTTAGAACAAAATGCACAAATATTTGTGGATCCAATCATTGAATTGAATCAATACCTAGAAAATGATGATTAAACAATTATGGCTAATTTTCGCGTTTTCGCCAACAGGTTGAGACTGGGGGTTTTTCTAGTCAGCCAATCATGCACTCATCACAGCGGAGCATAATTTATGAACTTTATAGAAATGAATTTACCAGCGGTGATATCCCTAGCCACGTTTCTTGGGGTCATTGGGATTATTATTTCAGAAAAAATCCATCTGACAGTGGCCGCTTTATTGGGAGCATTAATTTTGGTCTTTGCCCATGTAATGACCCTGAAAGAAGCGATGAGTTACATTACCCAAAGCTATGCAACTTTGGCGCTTTTTTTTGGGGTGATGGTCTTAGTTCGGGCGTTTGAACCAACGAAAGTATTTGAATATATCGCCACTCAAATGGTAATGATTGCCAAAGGCAGTGGCAAGGTTTTATTACTCGCAGTCATCGGCATTACCACCCCCATTTGTGCGGTTTTACCCAATGCCACAACGGTGATGTTGTTAGCGCCTTTAATTCCGCCAATGGCTCAGGAAATTGGGGTAGATTTTGTGCCATTACTCATATTAATGGTCTTTGTCGCAAATAGTGCCGGTTTATTGACATTGGTGGGCGACCCAGCGACATTTATTGTCGGCAGTTCGATTAATATGAGCTTTAATCAATATTTAGTTAAACTAAGTTTTGGCGGACTGCTGGCAGTTTTGTCCGTATTGGCGATCGCTCCTTTTCTATTTCGGAAAATCTGGCAGACAAAATTTGAACACTTAGAGGACTTACCCCATCCGAAAATTAATCATCCCAAGGTGTTAATGTTAGGCGGAGTGATCGTGGGGATCGTCTTAACTTTCTTTGTAATTGGAGAATCTTTACCCATTCCCATTGACCCCGCATCTGTTGCCCTCTTAGGCGCAAGTTTAGCCCTACTATTAGCCCATCAAACTAAAATTGACACAGTGCATAATATCCTCCGAGATGTAGACTGGAGTACCCTAATATTTTTCATGTCCACCTTTGTCTTAATTGGTGGATTAGAAAAAACCGGAGTCACCAGTCAACTGGCTAAAATTTTAGCGGCTGTGATCGGGAATAATATCGCTCTGGGGTCATTAATCTTAGTGTTTATAGTCGGGATATTATCTAGTGTGATTCCCAATATTCCTTTGGTAGTGGCAATGGTTCCCCTGCTGAAACAATATATCGTCAATATTGGCATGGTCGGGCCAGAAATTCTCGATCCCAACTTTTCCGGTAATTTTCCTCCCGAAGTTTTACCCTTATTTTATGCCATGATGTTTGGGGCAACTTTAGGGGGAAATGGCACTTTGGTGGGAGCTTCTTCTAATATTGTTGCTGCGGGTATTTCCGAACAACATGGTCGGGAGATTTCTTTTCATAAGTTTCTGCGCTACGGTTTGCCTATGATGGCAGTGCAGTTAATTATTTCCGCCATCTTTATTGCGGGGTTATTGTCATAGTCAAATGGGAGGATAGAGGATAAAACATAAAGGATAGAGCATAGAAAATAGAGGAAATGGTGATATTTCATTGAAATTTTTACTTTTCACTTCTCCTCTCTCCTCTATTCTCTCTCCTCATAATTACAGGATTAATTTTATGTTTAAACTGTCTCAAGGAATTTATAATCGCCGTCAATTTTTTCATTTTTTGGGACTATCTTTGTTGGCAACTAAACTGCCTGCTGCTGCCACAGATCAGTCATTGCCTGATACTATGCCTGACAATATGCCTGACCATATCCTGAAACCGCCAAAACTAAAAGTCGGGGATACGGTTGGTTTAATTAATCCCGCGAGTCCGGTGGATTTAGAAGATGTTGAATATACGGAAAAAGCCTTAGCCAAGTTGGGATTAAAGGTGAAGCGTGGGGCGCATATTTTAGATGAATACGGTTATTTAGCCGGGAAAGACCGCGATCGCGCTGCGGATATTCAGGCTATGTTTGCGGATGATTCCGTCAAAGCCTTGTTAACCCTGCGGGGGGGTTGGGGTTGCCATCGAATTTTGCCCTTGTTGGACTATAATTTAATTCGCCAAAATCCCAAAATTATTATGGGATATAGCGATATTACTTCCTTATTATTGGCGATTTATGCCCGCAGTGGCATGGTGACTTTTCATGGGCCGGTGGGCACTTCTGAATGGAATCAGTTTTCTTTAGAATATTTCCAACGGATTCTATTTAATGGGGGGGCGGTGAAAATGGTCAATCCGGTGAGAATTTCTGGGGAGGCGATCGCCCCTGGAAAAGCCACCGGACGGATTGTGGGTGGTAACTTATCCGTCCTGACTTCAATGGTGGGTTCTCCTTATTTACCGGACTGGAATCAAACCATTTTATTTGTGGAAGAAATTGGCGAAGATATCTACCGCATCGACCGAATGTTAACTCAGCTAAAAATCGCGGGCATCCTCGATCAAATTTCTGGGTTTATTTTTGCTCAATGTCGCAACTGTACCCCTGGTGAAGACGACGATCCCTCCCTGACTTTACCCCAAGTTTTATCGGATATCATCAAACCGTTAGGAATTCCCGCTTGGTATGGGTCGGCGATCGGACATATTCCCGATAAATTTACCATTCCCATTGGTGTTCCCGTGGAAATTGATGCAAATAACGCCACCATCCGAATGTTAGAGTCCGCCGTGATATAATAAATTAAGCAGGTAGAAAAGAAACAATCTATCGCCTTACTATTGATTCACATCAACCTCAAA encodes:
- a CDS encoding bifunctional sterol desaturase/short chain dehydrogenase — encoded protein: MMNFWIVSASWGFGSVLFAELVRDLYHFVSHIFPPLYRLHVWHHRVFRPDLTPVSERIYRDAHWRNDVPEALVMLSFGLFLWVVAHFAAPEHQWFALVGCLYTLSFLASAIARGMGLEGADELTDLTHTPGPFLAPPSHWLVNRTYHWRHHFDNQNAYFCGTLTLVDRIMGTALSLKGKTIAVTGASGTLGRSLLFQLQKAGAKVIALTSSNQTLTLNINGEELPIKTISWQAGQESELAKVLEKVDILVINHGMNVHGERTPEAIAQCYEINAFSAWRLLELFLTTVKTNEDIARKEIWVNTSEAESNPAFSPLYELSKRTLGDLVTLRRLDSPCVIRKLILGPFKSNLNPIGIMSADWVAKQIVKQAIADTRNIIVTINPLTFITFPIKEFFVSTYFKLFTRKAAKVTTADETNPVKITP
- a CDS encoding cation:proton antiporter, with the translated sequence MSNFWQLIASNTNGFPTIFVGTPLAQVLAQILSDPIKDPVAIFLIIMAMMLIAPLVFERLKLPGIVGLILAGIVIGPYGLGLLARDSTIILLGTVGLLFLMFLAGLETSLDDLKLNADKAIIFGLATFSIPMVLGTVAMLLLGYGWLAAILVASCFASHTLLALPVASRLGIMRTPAVTATLGGTLITNVLALLVLAVIVKAKAGNLTLSFWLFLIPALAIYTVTTLWGVPKIGRWFFRRFGHDEGAEFTFVMATLFIVSYLAQLIEIEAIIGAFLAGVAITKIIPNLSPLMNRIQFIGNTLFVPFFLISVGMLIDPMILIKEPRSLLVAAVMIGAELLAKYLAAWGSGKFFGWKFPEIMVMFGLSGAQAAATLAAITVAYKIELVDQLTVNGIIGMILFTCVGSPWVIARWGKEVKPEEKVVSDKQQNLSDRVLVPVANPNTEDNLLQLAILLTKKSKGTLLPLHVLSDKNDRISPQARIKQSQLLAIAEQAAHAATVKVEPIGRIDAAIARGIVRSATEHNASLVICGWKGYSTYKENFFGSTIDKIVRRSPVPVLITRCPQPIKNIARVFLALTQTETVSWEFQQTLEIAKTIAAELKAKIHLLIIVTGASNPDFSLATLGLSENTPIQEIQDNFVMKVTRMLTADDLLILTSGTHQYHAFGLSNGLVEPEAIVRLKPDIATIVVHFPNLN
- a CDS encoding LD-carboxypeptidase — encoded protein: MFKLSQGIYNRRQFFHFLGLSLLATKLPAAATDQSLPDTMPDNMPDHILKPPKLKVGDTVGLINPASPVDLEDVEYTEKALAKLGLKVKRGAHILDEYGYLAGKDRDRAADIQAMFADDSVKALLTLRGGWGCHRILPLLDYNLIRQNPKIIMGYSDITSLLLAIYARSGMVTFHGPVGTSEWNQFSLEYFQRILFNGGAVKMVNPVRISGEAIAPGKATGRIVGGNLSVLTSMVGSPYLPDWNQTILFVEEIGEDIYRIDRMLTQLKIAGILDQISGFIFAQCRNCTPGEDDDPSLTLPQVLSDIIKPLGIPAWYGSAIGHIPDKFTIPIGVPVEIDANNATIRMLESAVI
- a CDS encoding ArsB/NhaD family transporter, with translation MNFIEMNLPAVISLATFLGVIGIIISEKIHLTVAALLGALILVFAHVMTLKEAMSYITQSYATLALFFGVMVLVRAFEPTKVFEYIATQMVMIAKGSGKVLLLAVIGITTPICAVLPNATTVMLLAPLIPPMAQEIGVDFVPLLILMVFVANSAGLLTLVGDPATFIVGSSINMSFNQYLVKLSFGGLLAVLSVLAIAPFLFRKIWQTKFEHLEDLPHPKINHPKVLMLGGVIVGIVLTFFVIGESLPIPIDPASVALLGASLALLLAHQTKIDTVHNILRDVDWSTLIFFMSTFVLIGGLEKTGVTSQLAKILAAVIGNNIALGSLILVFIVGILSSVIPNIPLVVAMVPLLKQYIVNIGMVGPEILDPNFSGNFPPEVLPLFYAMMFGATLGGNGTLVGASSNIVAAGISEQHGREISFHKFLRYGLPMMAVQLIISAIFIAGLLS